In Yarrowia lipolytica chromosome 1F, complete sequence, a genomic segment contains:
- a CDS encoding uncharacterized protein (Compare to YALI0F00902g, weakly similar to uniprot|P40470 Saccharomyces cerevisiae YIL127c), translating to MGVSSASEATVAKLLSRTLAPSEDVSRRVHKKKSATQRKLRQKEQKQKEELKLLLDKELADKKRKAEIKKNARLVRSYDVKESEYAMDEEQLQAQIMKHVNSKRGSHMLKSKQLAELTGRLPKPKVKHKTYPNYVEPEEEETESEGEDEFERYKGQPGLTPGLAPVDYESSDEEEVDE from the coding sequence ATGGGCGTTTCAAGTGCTTCTGAGGCCACCGTTGCCAAGCTACTGAGCCGAACGCTTGCTCCGTCCGAGGACGTGAGCCGACGAGTGCACAAAAAGAAGTCTGCGACCCAGCGAAAGCTACGGCAGAAAGAGCAAaaacagaaggaggagctcaagctgcttctggacaaggagctcgCTGACAAGAAGCGCAAGGCtgagatcaagaagaacgcGCGGCTGGTGCGATCCTATGACGTCAAGGAGTCCGAGTACGCgatggacgaggagcagCTTCAAGCCCAGATCATGAAGCACGTCAACTCCAAGCGGGGCTCCCATAtgctcaagtccaagcAGCTTGCTGAGCTCACGGGTCGTCTGCCCAAGCCTAAGGTGAAGCACAAGACGTATCCCAACTATGTCGagcctgaggaggaggaaactGAGTCTGAGGGAGAGGATGAGTTTGAGCGGTACAAGGGTCAGCCTGGCTTGACTCCTGGTCTGGCTCCTGTGGATTACGAGTCGAgtgacgaggaggaggtggatgaGTGA
- a CDS encoding uncharacterized protein (Truncated form of YALI0F00880g, similar to uniprot|P25491 Saccharomyces cerevisiae YNL064c YDJ1 mitochondrial and ER import protein) produces the protein MNMNTVQSEDGSVFVYMTGCSSGFVTLVSSNVAALSLPSCDCHDQTTQPGITRHATCSHISPVSRSVVPRTPKCFTNPGVSVTATEVEIKKAYRVGALKYHPDKNPGNVEAEAKFKEISMAYEVLSNDQKRAAYDNFGEAGLGGGADGGMGGGSAEELFSHFFGGGGGMGGMGGMFGGGQPQGPRRSRDIVHAVSVTLEDLFRGKTSKMALKKTVLCNGCDGIGGKAGSVNKCETCKGQGFKFVTRQMGPMLQRYQTKCNDCNGEGEIIDPKDRCKDCNGRKTKEERKVLEVNIDKGMVNGQKITFSGEGDQGPDIIPGDVVFVLDEQPHARFVRRGDDLYYHAKIDLNTALTGGSFMIEHLEKEEWIKVEIIPGEIISHGTTKVVEGKGMPSYRHQVHGNLFIQFEVEFPASGSLNEETLQQLSALLPAKPALPSVPESVHVDDVVLADVDPLKHRGAMGGDDEMDMDEDGPGGAQGVQCASQ, from the coding sequence ATGAATATGAACACAGTGCAATCTGAGGATGgttctgtgtttgtgtacATGACTGGCTGTTCATCTGGATTTGTCACACTGGTTAGTAGCAATGTTGCGGCTCTCTCATTACCATCCTGCGATTGCCATGACCAAACCACACAACCTGGTATTACCAGACACGCTACGTGCTCCCACATCTCTCCTGTCTCTCGCTCAGTCGTGCCACGCACCCCGAAGTGCTTTACTAACCCAGGCGTCAGCGTAACCGCCACCGAAGTGGAAATCAAAAAGGCATACCGAGTTGGTGCTCTCAAATACCACCCCGATAAGAACCCCGGCAACgtcgaggccgaggccaagttcaaggaAATCTCCATGGCCTACGAGGTTCTGTCAAACGACCAGAAGAGAGCTGCATACGACAACTTTGGAGAGGCTGGCCTCGGCGGAGGAGCCGACGGAGGAATGGGCGGCGGATCTGCTGAGGAGCTGTTTTCGCATTTCTTTGGCGGCGGCGGTGGCATGGGCGGCATGGGCGGCATGTTCGGCGGCGGCCAGCCCCAGGGCCCCCGACGATCCCGTGACATTGTTCACGCCGTGTCCGTGACCCTCGAGGACCTGTTCCGAGGAAAGACCTCCAAGatggctctcaagaagaccgtGCTCTGTAACGGCTGTGACGGTATCGGAGGCAAGGCCGGCTCCGTCAACAAGTGTGAGACCTGTAAGGGTCAGGGATTCAAGTTTGTCACCCGACAAATGGGCCCCATGCTGCAGCGATACCAGACCAAGTGTAACGACTGTAACGGCGAGGGCGAGATCATCGACCCCAAGGATCGATGCAAGGACTGTAACGGAAgaaagaccaaggaggagcgaaAGGTGCTCGAGGTCAACATTGATAAGGGTATGGTCAACGGACAGAAGATCACCTTCTCTGGTGAGGGTGACCAGGGTCCTGATATTATTCCTGGTGACGTTGTCTTTGTGCTGGATGAGCAGCCCCACGCCCGATTTGTCCGACGAGGCGACGATCTGTACTACCACGCCAAGATTGATCTCAACACTGCCCTTACCGGTGGCTCTTTCATGATTGAGCAtcttgagaaggaggagtggatCAAGGTGGAGATCATCCCCGGCGAGATCATTTCGCATGGCACCACCAAGGTCGTGGAGGGCAAGGGTATGCCCTCCTACCGACACCAGGTTCACGGCAACCTGTTCATTCAGTTTGAGGTCGAGTTCCCCGCATCTGGCTCTCTCAACGAGGAGACTCTGCAACAGCTGTCTGCTCTTCTGCCTGCCAAGCCTGCTCTTCCCAGTGTGCCCGAGAGTGTCCATGTTGACGATGTTGTTCTGGCTGACGTGGATCCTCTCAAGCACCGAGGAGCTATGGGCGGcgatgatgagatggacaTGGATGAGGATGGacctggaggagcccagGGTGTCCAGTGTGCTTCTCAGTAA
- a CDS encoding uncharacterized protein (Compare to YALI0F00924g, uniprot|Q9UUT8 Yarrowia lipolytica Subunit NUIM of protein NADH:ubiquinone oxidoreductase (Complex I) (EC 1.6. 99.3)): MLSLVRPAVTRSILRGAPGSMRLLSSTARLHAPATDSAINIYAGGSAAAAPPAGFRIHRPATWEESEEGALSKATKYFLLAEMFRGLYVVLEQFFRAPYTIYYPFEKGPVSPRFRGEHALRRYPSGEERCIACKLCEAICPALAITIDAEERIDGSRRTTKYDIDMTKCIYCGYCQESCPVDAIVETPNVEYATETREELLYNKEKLLANGDKWELELQYALDADAPYR; this comes from the coding sequence atgttgAGTCTGGTCCGACCCGCTGTCACCCGATCGATTCTGCGAGGCGCTCCCGGATCCATGCGGCTGCTGTCCTCCACAGCCCGGCTCCACGCCCCCGCCACAGACTCCGCCATCAACATCTACGCCGGAGGAtctgccgctgctgctccccCAGCAGGCTTCCGAATTCACAGACCCGCCACCTGGGAGGAGAGCGAAGAGGGCGCTCTTTCCAAGGCCACCAAGTACTTTTTGCTGGCCGAGATGTTCCGTGGCCTGTACGTTGTGCTGGAACAGTTTTTCCGAGCTCCTTACACCATCTACTACCCGTTCGAGAAGGGACCCGTCTCTCCTCGATTCCGAGGCGAGCACGCCCTGCGACGTTACCCCAGTGGTGAGGAGCGATGCATTGCCTGCAAGCTGTGTGAGGCCATCTGCCCCGCTCTGGCAATTACCATCGACGCTGAGGAGCGAATCGACGGATCGCGACGAACCACCAAGTACGATATCGACATGACCAAGTGCATCTACTGCGGCTACTGCCAGGAGTCGTGCCCCGTGGACGCCATTGTCGAGACTCCCAACGTGGAGTACGCCACCGAGACTCGAGAAGAGCTGCTGTACAACAAGGAAAAGCTGCTTGCTAACGGAGACAAGTGGGAGCTCGAGCTGCAGTACGCTCTGGACGCTGATGCTCCTTACAGATAG
- a CDS encoding uncharacterized protein (Compare to YALI0F00946g, no similarity) has translation MHEPWSPPMYPSPIQGFVVASDFDDAPALGLKNVLEPRSLPKISTLKQTSPSALHALHTHTVETHLGTASDSEPSPISPISPKRSFSPPQQSHVPQVWNRRYSESSASSDRPLRRFSFDTDAYQRQRRQSVQSQGPVLKWLRKATVFLVEIFDEADPLEPEEEFPAPSLTHQNYRLSSANNSAIESDSDTELEKIKSRDSSNKNTSTSTSTNSTNNMEIISTGKRVYNFFSERPHWLGLLAIFTALPLSSHVVYEWLQWAVIGSAVLLGPTYTAGFYPVLGFVSLGFMVNFPAQVCAFGLLLWLAREWHTVEVMRKSKLTE, from the coding sequence ATGCATGAACCTTGGTCGCCACCCATGTATCCGTCTCCCATCCAAGGATTTGTGGTTGCGTCCGACTTTGACGACGCGCCCGCCCTCGGACTCAAAAACGTGCTAGAGCCCCGCTCCCTGCCCAAAATTTCGACTCTCAAGCAGACCTCCCCGTCAGCGCTGCACGCCCTGCATACCCACACAGTTGAAACGCATCTCGGCACAGCTAGTGACAGCGAGCCGTCACCAATCTCGCCCATCTCACCCAAGCGATCCTTCTCGCCCCCCCAGCAGTCGCACGTGCCCCAGGTGTGGAATCGACGCTACTCCGAATCTTCCGCATCCTCAGACAGACCGCTGCGACGGTTCTCATTCGACACCGACGCGTAccaacgacaacgacgCCAGTCCGTCCAGTCCCAGGGCCCCGTTCTCAAGTGGCTGCGAAAGGCCACCGTGTTTCTCGTGGAGATTTTCGACGAAGCCGACCCCCTGGAACCGGAAGAGGAGTTCCCTGCCCCTTCGCTTACACATCAAAACTACAGACTCTCCTCTGCAAACAACTCCGCCATTGAATCCGATAGCGATACTGAGCTAGAGAAGATCAAGTCGCGTGactccagcaacaagaacacaagcacaagcacaagcacaaaCTCGACAAACAATATGGAAATCATCTCGACCGGAAAACGCGTCTACAACTTCTTCTCGGAGCGACCTCATTGGCTTGGCCTCTTGGCCATCTTCACAGCTCTCCCCTTGTCATCCCACGTGGTCTATGAGTGGCTGCAATGGGCCGTGATCGGCTCAGCTGTGCTCCTGGGACCCACCTACACCGCGGGCTTCTATCCGGTGCTGGGGTTTGTGTCCCTTGGCTTCATGGTCAACTTCCCCGCCCAGGTGTGTGCCTTTGGCCTGTTACTATGGCTGGCCAGAGAATGGCACACGGTTGAAGTTATGAGAAAGAGCAAACTGACCGAGTAA